A region from the Salvia splendens isolate huo1 chromosome 15, SspV2, whole genome shotgun sequence genome encodes:
- the LOC121769304 gene encoding lanC-like protein GCL1 — protein sequence MSSWVLEYASKDNDNSSSRDDVDEKFELLGAASDPADSDLSLTNDAFLRAAVSLKDQVVEMTWRRRGAEGSLDPTVYTGLMGTAFVCLRSYEATGDRRDLQLCAEIVAAAAHTSNRHVTFLSGRGGVYALGAICANYSGDEEKRGFYLNCFLEMAQEKALPVGPEEGGFGMSYDLLYGRAGFLWAALLVNKYLGDLTVPSDLLMGVVAAVLAGGRAGASDNPACPLMYRWHGTRYWGAAHGLAGILHVLLHFPLSEDDMKDVKATLRYMMSNRFLHSGNYPVSEGNPRDKLVQWSHGAGGIAITLCKASEVFPSDREFRDAAIEAGEVLWKSGLVKKAGLGDGVAGNAYAFLSLARLTGETIYEERAKAFASYLYHIAGGGDEHTYSLFQGVAGAACVWFDLLAPERSRFPGYEI from the exons ATGTCGTCTTGGGTGTTGGAGTATGCTTCCAAAGACAACGACAACAGCAGCAGTCGTGATGATGTGGATGAAAAGTTTGAGCTGCTCGGAGCTGCTTCTGATCCCGCCGATTCCGATCTCTCTCTCACCAATGATGCTTTCCTCCGTGCCGCCGTCTCCCTCAAAGATCAG gtGGTGGAGATGACGTGGAGACGCCGAGGAGCTGAAGGGAGCTTGGACCCGACTGTATACACTGGACTGATGGGGACGGCATTCGTGTGCCTTCGCTCTTATGAGGCTACCGGAGATCGCCGCGATTTGCAGCTCTGCGCTGAAATCGTCGCCGCCGCAGCTCATACATCCAACAG ACATGTTACCTTCCTCAGTGGTAGAGGAGGGGTTTATGCACTCGGGGCCATTTGTGCGAATTACTCTGGTGACGAAGAGAAGCGTGGCTTCTACTTGAACTGCTTCCTAGAG ATGGCACAAGAGAAAGCCCTTCCGGTTGGACCCGAAGAAGGTGGATTTGGGATGTCGTACGACCTTCTTTATGGTCGGGCTGGATTCCTGTGGGCTGCTCTGCTAGTGAACAAATACTTGGGAGATCTAACAGTCCCTAGTGATCTTCTCATGGGCGTCGTTGCAGCGGTGCTAGCTGGTGGCCGGGCCGGTGCTTCAGATAACCCAGCTTGCCCGCTCATGTACAGGTGGCACGGAACCAGGTACTGGGGTGCAGCTCACGGCCTTGCTGGTATTTTACACGTGCTGTTGCACTTCCCCTTGTCCGAAGATGATATGAAGGATGTCAAGGCGACTCTGAGATACATGATGAGCAACCGTTTCCTGCACAGTGGGAACTATCCTGTGAGCGAGGGAAACCCGAGGGACAAGCTCGTCCAGTGGTCTCACGGAGCTGGTGGGATTGCTATAACCTTGTGCAAAGCATCAGAG GTGTTCCCGAGCGATAGGGAATTTCGTGATGCAGCCATTGAAGCTGGAGAAGTTTTGTGGAAGAGCGGCTTGGTGAAGAAGGCAGGGCTGGGAGACGGTGTTGCTGGGAACGCTTATGCGTTCCTGTCCCTAGCCCGGCTGACGGGGGAGACCATATATGAGGAACGAGCCAAGGCATTCGCGAGCTACTTGTATCACATTGCCGGTGGTGGAGACGAGCATACCTACTCCCTCTTTCAAGGGGTGGCTGGGGCGGCTTGCGTGTGGTTCGATTTGCTCGCGCCAGAGAGGTCCCGATTCCCAGGATATGAGATCTAA